ATCCAATACCTTCTACAGCTCTAGATGCTTTCAAGATCAACACAGAATGAGAGGCTTGACAGGATGAAAAGCTATTTGTGCTTCATTTGCACACCTTCAAATTTAACTTCCAGAGAACTAAAAAGGAAGTCATAATAGGAAAATATAtcatctccagcacagctctggcaaaGAAACCTAAATTATgttattttaagaaaacaagATAATTTGGTATCACAAAAACTTCTAAGACACCAATCTGCAATCCATTTTAGAAGAAGAACTACTGAAGCAAAGACAAAATAGCCAAATTTGACTAAAACACTGAACAACAAGAATACTAAAGCTTcagataaaataaaagcagattcAATGCCAGAATATCTCAGTAATAGCAATGTTTTGTTACGGGTAACATTACTGGACATCTGATTATCATTTCAACTTACTCATTCAGTTTGTATATTTTCTCAGAGAAAAACACTTCATCCAGAAGCTTGTGAATGTTGCGTCTCTCTGCCGCTAGCAGAACACCATCATTTGCTAGGATTCCCAAGCAAGTACCCGCATGTCCAATTGCTTCCATTGCATACTCAACCTGGTACAAGCGACCTAGGAAAGGATTTTACATTAGTAACATGAAACAAGTAACACTGAACAAGACCAAATACATATGGTGACTTTGCAAAAATCTGACAGATGCCCATTGTACAACCTAGTCTCACTTCTGCAATCTGTTCCTAGTTAACAGCAATCAATTAGTTGCACAAGAAGGAGTCAGAATAAGGGAAATCCACAAATCTGGTAAGATAATGCAGGGCATTGTCAATGTGGAAGGCaactcctttcttttttaataaaaaatataaatcggCAGTAGACGTTTTTAATTCATCCCAtttaagaaacacaaaaatataGTTTGTACATACTTTTTTCAGCACATACAATAGCAAGGAGAGGTATGATTGCAGCAACAGGATAATACACGTTCGCAGGTGGTAGAACAGTAACAAAATCCATCTGAACTCAAACAACCGAGGAAGGGTAGAGATTTACTCaagttatttaaaaaacagGGTAGGTGACATAACTCACTAATGGTGTTGTTATTCCTTCAATTACAACAAGTGTGTAAGTGTCCACTTCAGACCCCTGGTGTCCTTACAGAACTAGGCGCTGCTCATAGCAGTGAAATATGATACACGTAACTCATGTGAACCATGCTGTAAACAACCAATCATTGTACAAGCAGTTCATCATTTAGTTTTGAGAAGATGAATAGAACACTCTTGAACGTAGGGTAAAAAATACCTTCTGGAGAAAATATAGTAGTTCTGGAATCGTATCTTCGAGACTATAAAAAAACAACAGCTCAGTAAGTACCATCGTTCTCTTGTCAGAAAGCAACTCTCTAAAACAAGCAATTGCTATGCGCCCCTTATAAAACCCCAAATGCTTGGTGACCTCCCTTTGGTACCCACAGTAACGCCGCTATCGTTACACGCGCGGGCCTCGCCCATGGACCCGGCCGTGCCCACAGCCCCGGCCCCTCCGCAACGTGACCCCCCGCCGCCGGGCCCGACCGGGCCATGACTCGACACGAAGCCCCGGTGAAGGCGGGCCCAACCCGCAGCTGCCACTCACCATGGTGTAGGAAACGCGCTGGGAGGAGGGACCCGGGCCTGCAAAACACCACAAAGCGCGTCAACCGGCGCCGACCGCCGCGCCGAACCTGCCCGGCCCGGCGTACACAGATCCCGGACCCGGGCGGAGCCACAGAGGGTGCTGCAGCCGCGCCGGCCCAAATTCCTCGCAAGACGGCGTCCTGTAGAGTCATCCTCACCGAGGCGGGCAGCGGGAGCCTCGCCTCCTCCCGCACGCGGCCCGGCCCGCCCCGCTGCCCCCATTCCACCCGTCAGCCCACCCGTCATCACTCACAGCAGGCCGGAACGGACCGATCGGTCGGAGGAGGAGTGCGTGTCTCGTCCTGCAAAGAACCGGGCGCTACAGCCGTGCACAAATTTTCACTGCAGAGCCGGAAATGGCCGCCGCGCCTGCGCGCTGCCGTGTGTCAGATCGGCGCAGAACCACCTACCCTCCCCATCACACAGCCACCAGGCGGCGCTGCAGCGcgtgccccagctgctgccgTTGCTGCCGCTGCcaccgccgccaccgccgcAGCTCCTCACCCGCGCCCGCCGCGCGCACTGCGGCGGCTCAGAGCGGGAGGGGGCCCTGCTGAGGGCACACGGCCCTGCCCGGCCTCCCGCCCCGTCCCCCCCAACACAGAAGGaagtgctccagcacagccagcgcTGTCTTTATTGAATAGTCTGCTGTCACCGTAGCCATCGCCTACTCAGCAGCTGCGTGATTTGCATATGCTCGGGCAGTCTCAAACCATGTCTGCTCCATCACTTCTTGGCCCATCTCAAACATTCTCATTAGGTGTTTCCAGCCGGTTCGGGCTGTGATCGTGAGGTATTCCTTATTCTCTGGGTACAGCAGAGCTGTATGAGCTGCAATGACCAGGGACTGAGAAAACCTCCCACACACCAGGAGGAAGAGAgcacctctctcctcctctgtgaGTGGCAGGACACTTTCAAATCCTGCCAGAACATGTCCCCCAACAGGCAGAGGGTCTGGGCTCTCAATCATCATGTACATGATAGCAATTGCGATTTCAAATACATAATAGCCATAACTCATGTCGCTAAAATCCAGTATGCCTGACACTTTGTATTGAAgattctccagagaagcagaactTAAATCTACTAGAATGTTGTGGTCATTAAGATCTCCGTGATTGATACCTAAACACATAAGAAACAAACAGTTTTTAATaacttttaaacagaaaaaaccaGATTCTGCTATTTCTCAGTTCAACATCTTTGAAAAGATGCGTAGAAGCTCAAACTAACACAAGGACAAAACCACAGTAGTGTCCCTCAACATCAGGTGTGGCCTTTCACGGGCTTACATCTTCCTAGGAACCTGTATTACACTAGCAGGTGACCAGACAGTAACTGATAAGGGAGTGTTATGAGACCTTAATTTGGTCTGCAACTACCTGGGATATGCCACATGTATTCCAAACACTGAATGGCAGTTTTCAAATCCAATTGTCAATTGATCACCAACATCAATGTGAGCTGAGTTACAAAGACAGAATTAAGCAGTTATTTGGGCCTTCATGAAAAGAAGTACTCCATATATTGTTATTAAACAGCATGAAAAAATCACCACCTTAACTGGAAGCAAACTCAGAAAGATGAAGACCTGAAGCTGACTGGACAGCACACTCCTGGCTTACTTTGCACTGTGGTCATTCAGCACAGTATTTGCACATGTCTACTATGTGTCTAGCTACAGAggtctttttcccttctccacgGACCCAAATTCCTGTAAGAAAATTCAGCGCCTCAGTTCAAAATAttacagtgaaaataaaatactcaCAGGGTCGAAAACTGCTTAGCTTGGGTATCACTCTCCCTTTAAACTGCTCAATAACTTCTTCAACAACTTTGCGATGTTTATTCTGGCCCAAGGCATAAATATACTGATCTAAAAGAGGAACATTTGCCAGATTCCAAATAAACTGATCTCGATGCAGACTTTTTACTGATGGGTGATAGAATTTCTGTGGAAACAGCATGAGATAAGTAAAAATCCTCGATTTGATCCTTGATTCAAAGCCCCTAGTAACAGGTTCCTAATGAGACTCACTGAAAAGCACCACAACTTTGACTATTGCTTTGTATCAAACCAGCAAAACAAGAATGACTAAGGCAAGAATCTTCGTATCTGCGTACACACCAAATGGAGTTTTCTGCAGTCTTCAGGTACAAAGATCATCTTGAGTCATTACTCACTTAAATTAACATTGGTACTGACTTTATGACATCATGTAGCAATTCTGAGGCCTTGCCAAGGCCAGAGTCCCACACACTGACAGAGCCTGGATTGCACACTGGTGCTACAGAAAACTGTGGGAGCAGAAGAGACACAAAACCTGCCAGCATGCTGTGAACTGGCACACTCTGTGCTCTTAAAGGGGGAAGCTTCTGGGGGCAAGGCCTTGGGATCAGCTGATATGTGAAAAGTCTTTATGGCACAAGTGCTTTGTGGAGATACTGGACAGTGCTTCATTCATATGAAAATTTTCCTTTGTAAAACTAGGTAGGcctaaatattttaaacaagcAAGGTGCTTACCTCTCTCACTAACAGATGAAAAAGGTAGTTTGAAAAGTGACATTCAAGGAAGAAAAACGTCTCTCTCACTGCATATCATGCTTAAATTCTTCAATGCTTATTACTGTGGCTTGTGGGCCACATTCTACCAGCATATAaggcaaatgaaaaacaaacaaaagacttCCCACAAGACTAGATGgcttcctcagaaaaaaaaaacaaccctatgCTTGTAATTAAGACTCACAAAGATACCTAAATGACAGCCAAAACTGGAACTGTATAcaaaaacataagaaaaaaggTCAAGCCTACACCAAAATTTCCAAAATAAAGCACCGCTTTGGTAGGCAGGATGCCATCTGTAAGCAACCACTGCAACCTTCCCAATACAAATCAGGTGCTCCAGCACACTATAAATGGGTTATCAGGTGTGTGAAGGGTAATAAAAAGTCAAGAGCCCTGTAAAGCGGCAATCACCTTACAGCCATGAACTTATTTCCATTGAGAGCATATGAGGCACATCCAAGCTGAAGGACACACCAGCAGAAACAGTGGTGGGATCCTATTTTGTGCACAGAACTGAGCTTGGCACATTGCTGTCAAGCTGACCTGAGTAGAACGGAGAAGCTGTGTATTTCCAGAAAACTTACTACCTTCAGTATTCATTTCTAGTGTCACTGATATTCTGAAGGTTTGACAGTGAGAACtgtaatttttgtctttttaaatgaCCAACCATGGTAAATGATAATCCCTATGTTAAGGGCATAAGGAGTCCATTTACATCAACATCTGTTTTCT
The DNA window shown above is from Indicator indicator isolate 239-I01 chromosome 16, UM_Iind_1.1, whole genome shotgun sequence and carries:
- the HYKK gene encoding hydroxylysine kinase, encoding MSSGNDCQSLALTKPALGEKEVTELIDRVFGLKVSWIRPLPSYNDQNFHVGVSGSRGVSESDDEYVLKITNSEDSQEPDLIEVQTQAMMFLSNEGFPSATPYLTKDGNTMSLESGGAGPGNKKYMVRLLTYLPGTPVAKIATNAQIFYEIGQLAARLDKALSEKFYHPSVKSLHRDQFIWNLANVPLLDQYIYALGQNKHRKVVEEVIEQFKGRVIPKLSSFRPCINHGDLNDHNILVDLSSASLENLQYKVSGILDFSDMSYGYYVFEIAIAIMYMMIESPDPLPVGGHVLAGFESVLPLTEEERGALFLLVCGRFSQSLVIAAHTALLYPENKEYLTITARTGWKHLMRMFEMGQEVMEQTWFETARAYANHAAAE